Proteins co-encoded in one Opitutus terrae PB90-1 genomic window:
- a CDS encoding MBL fold metallo-hydrolase translates to MKRPLALVAMIVNVFCAQADDAGLPRVIEAETGEVAGPAECVADANAAGGNAVRVMPKGRVTWSVTSALAGRYELNLGYRTQRNSTYAEFAVNNVSRGIGLAATFGDWYESQVIVPLVAGSNTLAFEAVEAEVTLDRLRFTSQPYAEPRPRYELPVISPREARVDLRRPRDLVFLLRRNGHAAPAVSIDGRRLDASARPYAFVDDAMQLTIPAGAFALLKPGVHRMQLEFPDGAEIRVPVRASADSLAAPLLIATLDVDHGKSTVIRLPDGQVAMIDAGKPEYGVSRVIPFLAAHGITHIDHLFITHYHEDHVGGLEALRKAVTIGAEHDYKSYHAGESFELGGVSWFVLNAYESGDEENSRSLSLQLTYHGFVYTDGADTYGQNQVTMMERFPDHVRSHVVYANHHFHGSVNVNYLRRTDAVLFLVSANPAVYARAAFADHFRRDVETYLKAHDGRCRETLLTPEVGNILVRVHDAERWSYETAPAGAVFSDFNVVP, encoded by the coding sequence ATGAAGCGGCCATTGGCGCTCGTCGCAATGATCGTGAATGTGTTCTGCGCCCAAGCCGACGACGCTGGATTGCCGCGCGTGATCGAGGCGGAAACGGGTGAGGTAGCCGGGCCGGCGGAGTGCGTCGCTGACGCCAACGCCGCCGGCGGCAACGCCGTCCGAGTGATGCCGAAGGGGCGGGTGACCTGGTCGGTGACGTCGGCGCTGGCCGGGCGCTACGAATTGAACCTGGGCTATCGCACCCAGCGTAATTCGACCTATGCGGAGTTCGCGGTGAACAACGTGTCTCGTGGCATCGGCCTGGCGGCGACGTTTGGCGATTGGTATGAAAGCCAGGTCATCGTGCCGCTCGTCGCCGGCTCGAATACCCTCGCATTCGAGGCGGTCGAGGCGGAGGTCACGCTCGACCGGCTGCGCTTCACCTCGCAGCCCTACGCCGAACCCCGGCCGCGTTATGAACTGCCGGTGATTTCCCCGCGCGAGGCTCGGGTGGATCTGCGTCGGCCCCGCGATCTGGTTTTCCTGCTCCGGCGCAATGGTCATGCTGCGCCGGCCGTGAGCATCGACGGCCGGAGGCTCGACGCCTCGGCCCGGCCGTATGCGTTCGTTGACGATGCGATGCAGCTGACAATTCCCGCTGGGGCGTTTGCGCTGCTGAAACCCGGTGTGCATCGCATGCAACTGGAATTCCCCGATGGCGCGGAGATTCGGGTGCCGGTGCGGGCGTCGGCAGATTCCTTGGCCGCGCCGCTGCTCATCGCGACGCTTGACGTGGATCACGGCAAGTCGACGGTCATCCGGCTGCCGGACGGCCAGGTTGCCATGATCGATGCCGGCAAGCCCGAATACGGCGTGTCCCGCGTCATTCCATTCCTGGCGGCGCACGGCATTACTCACATCGATCACCTCTTCATCACGCACTATCACGAAGATCACGTCGGCGGACTTGAGGCGCTGCGGAAGGCAGTGACCATCGGTGCGGAGCACGACTACAAAAGCTATCACGCCGGCGAGAGCTTCGAACTCGGCGGCGTGTCCTGGTTCGTCCTCAATGCCTACGAGTCTGGTGACGAGGAGAACTCCCGCTCGCTTTCGCTGCAGCTCACTTATCACGGCTTCGTCTACACCGACGGAGCGGACACCTATGGCCAGAATCAGGTCACGATGATGGAACGATTCCCCGACCACGTCCGCAGCCACGTGGTGTATGCCAACCATCATTTTCACGGTTCGGTGAATGTGAACTACCTCCGGCGCACCGATGCGGTGCTGTTTCTGGTGTCGGCCAATCCGGCGGTGTATGCGCGGGCAGCGTTTGCCGATCATTTCAGGCGCGATGTCGAAACTTACCTGAAGGCGCATGACGGCCGCTGCCGGGAGACGCTGCTTACCCCCGAGGTTGGCAACATCCTGGTGCGGGTACACGACGCCGAGCGGTGGAGCTACGAAACCGCGCCCGCCGGGGCGGTATTCAGCGATTTCAACGTTGTGCCGTAG